Within the Cotesia glomerata isolate CgM1 linkage group LG6, MPM_Cglom_v2.3, whole genome shotgun sequence genome, the region acacgaaaattatatttttgagctcaaagagctcaaaaacgtaattagtgcaattttgagcgcttaattatggaattagcgggaagttgcagggatggcctttagggtcaaccgtttttctaattttttttgttattaaaatattatttctgaggaaatcataataaaaaaaaattaccattttcaGAGACAGGGCTGGGTGTCAAATCAGACATCATACTTCTTGTAAGACTGTCGCCGCGAGGAGGAGGTAATGGTGGTGGTTCATCATCTTCTTCTTGAGATGAATTCATGATATCATTATTCACGACGTCGTagtgatttattatttcaatactATCGTCCAAATTCTATAACCAAATAAGTTAAAacttaattagtaaaaatcaaattatttttaaatcaaacagTAGTACAAAGCTTTCAAATATgttgattaatttatcaagTAAAAGCTATATACTACTGTAAATTGGTATTTATTACCACGTTATTGGAAGGCAGTTGTTTGGCTCCTTCGATTATTGCTGCATATGAAAACCGAAGCTGATCGGGTGTTTGAATAAGCCCCATACGAGACCGTCTCATTTCTAGCAAAACTTCTTTTACATTTACTGAATTTAATCCATTTTTCTCGATctattatcaataattgtaaatattaatttttttttatcagtaagtttgacaaatttatataaatttaattaattaattactaaccAAAATGAGACAAGTGTCAACGAGACAAAATGTTCCCGAACGACCGATTCCAGCAGAGCAATGGACAATTGGCGGCCCAACATTTGAGTCAAGAGCGCCAGATTTTCTGACATCAACTAAAAACCGTAAAAATGCCACGGGGCTTTGAGGAACTCCGAAATCGGGCCATGTGATGTAgtgaaaatgtaaaatttctCTGCTTTTCATTGAATCTAAATCCGTTaatctgaaaatataaatattaattcatcaataacaattattaatcatgatacataaaaagttatttataaatactatgataataaataaaaatatatatttataaaaccaAGACCATTGCGATTAAAGTATTGTGTAATTGTCATAAATATCAACTGAGATTACCGCGAAATAATTGAATACTGAGATCAGTGGGGTCGAGATAGATTTCCCAATATCTTATCAATTTCTAGTTAGTTGACATCAcgagtaattattttttacgggtTGAAATATCTATTTcgttatatgataaattagctgttactcgcccgctccgctgggcgctttatagaattgccttcttagatctagacttgaaattttattagagTAATGTTATGACTTGCATAGATTCCCAATTCTATtgaattggcatgcaccttagatccatgtaattattctagctaatattcattgtaactttcaatgtgcagtcattataacattcccgtgtctttcttacaaaaatgaataataattgatatgaaaaaaaaaattgtaatgagcattgaaagtttctgttaaagaaattgcaggtctcataagtgaagaaatccgcctagtatataaacataatcaatagaattaaaaaatttattttaaataaatgacaataaaatagaataaatttagttacaatgaaaattcattatttttaagtcaaaaaaatataggttccagataagtaatcaccaacatatcatatactaaaaccttctccgaaacacgctgcatcttatggtataagtattattccgatcggttcagtagttttcgcagtataatcaaacaaaaaaaccggctctccatttGTTAGTATAGATTAAATCGCGTTactaatgccaaaagggcgcATCTCAACATCTACGCCTTTTTGGCTCAGCAGAGTCGGGCACAGTTCCAAAAAAATACCATCGATGTTACAAAAATCTGTGCTTTAATGATGGTAACAACTGATGAATttgttttaagattaaaatattttttcaaagtttagatTTACAAGCaatatatattcattattttttactttcagaCGCAAAAGATAATGATAGTGGAGACGGCATCGGAGTAGTGCTTAACTAAATAGATAATGTGGTTTCTTcattaatcaaatattaattataaataattaataattaattaataaatattaattataacttttctttttttttttaaggctaataattaattataattataattataattataattaaaaaaaaaatgatgtgctcttttggctttagaacttttttgtattagagctaaaagggcgtatacaaaaaaaattttttttcacttttcttATAGATCTAtatattataaacatttttaggtTAGtaggagtaaaaaaaaaaattttatacgcccttttggctctGTAAAGCCAAAAGAGCGTAGATGTTTAAATGCGCTCTTTTGACATTAATAACGCGAAATAATTATTGTGATTTCaaagtgaattgaaaaatttttcagagttTATTCAGTTTAGttaaatctatttaaaaagtcaataaaaagtttaaatatcgTAATCTAATAATAGTGGTTGTTTAGAAAGACGCTCCCCTACAACCCTATtggtataaaataattgaattccAAGAATTACCTCAGTGTACTAGTAGTATAGTGAGAAGTTTCGATCCGTTTAACAAATTCCACTTTTAAATTAACGTCGGGAAATGTCATAGAGCTGTTGGAGCCACCGAGGGGCCAGTACTGATGGCACTTAACTTGCTCTTTTTCGATAACTTTGTTCAGCATAAGAATACCCTTTGAATTTTGCTCCCAAACCATCAACCAAAAGTGTCCAGCTGTGTATGGCAATGGTCCTTGAGTCAAAATATATTGTCGGTTTGCTTTTTCCatctattgaaaaaattaattatagtatcggttaaataaaaaagaaattgtttatttctaaatatttataaattaataaattaccttAACAAGATTCGCATTAATATAATCGCAAGAGCCTCTTTGTAAAACAACTCTTGTATGATCATAAGGCGCAACGTCTCTGTACcgattaagatttttattttgcaaTTTCTTGGACTCATTGCACGAGTAATCAAAATTACTCGACTCATTGCGAATttgctgaaataaataaacatgaaTTATTCACcctcataaaattttaaattaaagaacaTATAATTCGcaaatatatgaatataaataagtcATTGTTTAGtttctcgaaaaaaaataaataaataaataaatagaaaaaaaacatcaacTAACAACAGTACACTAGTGTATGATGTATTCAATTATTACAATCATATATTATTAACACCCACGCAACCGGacatacttaaaaataaagttgacTGTGTTAAAATAATCCACGTAATTTAATAGaagttaacaattattttcattcattataTTTCCcctgttttttaaattatttatgagtCATTGGAATTAACGGTATTACAAAGGCTAAAAATATACTTGAGTGTAATTAACCAGTTGATGTCGTATTATTTACGATTTATTAATCATCTAGAgtataaaatagttttattataattattattttaattttatttgttcttGAAGTTAATTACTGTGTACCAACAGttgtttgaataaaaatgtaaaacaaCCATTGATTTATTAGTTTATTGTTAAATCCAATTTGTTGTTGACCTATAATTGGATTCCTGACAATCAGATTATACACTCAAGATTTCAGAATTAGATTAAAATAGCTTCTATCTAAGTTGAATTTTCTACTAGTAAATCCAGTTAATaacattgtttataattaaagtaaatatttataatgaaaataaatcctgataaaaaaaaaaaaaaataagtgatgaaagaaaattaaatttaattttaatccatGTTTGCCGTTTAATCGTTTAATTACTTCCTCAGCAACTAaatatgtaatatttattattttaaaattattaattgaaaatcctttcataaattttatacctGATACAAAATAGCCCACGCTCCCTTGGAATTAATCTCCAAAAACTCAGTCTCAACATTGCTGACAGCGTCCCTTGTCTCTGAAGTCATCCTGGCTGATTACAATCTCGATAAATTGTTACTggggataaaaaaaatattagaatgTCAACGAACATTtatctgtatatatatatatatatatatatatatatatatatatatattgtaaacTAGA harbors:
- the LOC123267372 gene encoding tyrosine-protein phosphatase non-receptor type 1 isoform X5, with amino-acid sequence MEKANRQYILTQGPLPYTAGHFWLMVWEQNSKGILMLNKVIEKEQVKCHQYWPLGGSNSSMTFPDVNLKVEFVKRIETSHYTTSTLRLTDLDSMKSREILHFHYITWPDFGVPQSPVAFLRFLVDVRKSGALDSNVGPPIVHCSAGIGRSGTFCLVDTCLILIEKNGLNSVNVKEVLLEMRRSRMGLIQTPDQLRFSYAAIIEGAKQLPSNNVNLDDSIEIINHYDVVNNDIMNSSQEEDDEPPPLPPPRGDSLTRSMMSDLTPSPVSENENGTGPPNKPLPMEPPILIDNINKITTNSNNVHENDVDAASEEDSENSLLKDSSPRSDTSDTKNELRQRHQEKKDRLAKQVREMKRRQQQTENWQNFKRSIFKPVTLGIDQKAKQRNQVKYRRKLNLLDDQNKKKNKLFFTFKNKI
- the LOC123267372 gene encoding tyrosine-protein phosphatase non-receptor type 1 isoform X1 produces the protein MTSETRDAVSNVETEFLEINSKGAWAILYQQIRNESSNFDYSCNESKKLQNKNLNRYRDVAPYDHTRVVLQRGSCDYINANLVKMEKANRQYILTQGPLPYTAGHFWLMVWEQNSKGILMLNKVIEKEQVKCHQYWPLGGSNSSMTFPDVNLKVEFVKRIETSHYTTSTLRLTDLDSMKSREILHFHYITWPDFGVPQSPVAFLRFLVDVRKSGALDSNVGPPIVHCSAGIGRSGTFCLVDTCLILIEKNGLNSVNVKEVLLEMRRSRMGLIQTPDQLRFSYAAIIEGAKQLPSNNVNLDDSIEIINHYDVVNNDIMNSSQEEDDEPPPLPPPRGDSLTRSMMSDLTPSPVSENENGTGPPNKPLPMEPPILIDNINKITTNSNNVHENDVDAASEEDSENSLLKDSSPRSDTSDTKNELRQRHQEKKDRLAKQVREMKRRQQQTENWQNFKRSIFKPVTLGIDQKAKQRNQVKYRRKLNLLDDQNKKKNKLFFTFKNKI
- the LOC123267372 gene encoding tyrosine-protein phosphatase non-receptor type 1 isoform X2; protein product: MTSETRDAVSNVETEFLEINSKGAWAILYQQIRNESSNFDYSCNESKKLQNKNLNRYRDVAPYDHTRVVLQRGSCDYINANLVKMEKANRQYILTQGPLPYTAGHFWLMVWEQNSKGILMLNKVIEKEQVKCHQYWPLGGSNSSMTFPDVNLKVEFVKRIETSHYTTSTLRLTDLDSMKSREILHFHYITWPDFGVPQSPVAFLRFLVDVRKSGALDSNVGPPIVHCSAGIGRSGTFCLVDTCLILIEKNGLNSVNVKEVLLEMRRSRMGLIQTPDQLRFSYAAIIEGAKQLPSNNNLDDSIEIINHYDVVNNDIMNSSQEEDDEPPPLPPPRGDSLTRSMMSDLTPSPVSENENGTGPPNKPLPMEPPILIDNINKITTNSNNVHENDVDAASEEDSENSLLKDSSPRSDTSDTKNELRQRHQEKKDRLAKQVREMKRRQQQTENWQNFKRSIFKPVTLGIDQKAKQRNQVKYRRKLNLLDDQNKKKNKLFFTFKNKI
- the LOC123267372 gene encoding tyrosine-protein phosphatase non-receptor type 1 isoform X4 — its product is MTSETRDAVSNVETEFLEINSKGAWAILYQQIRNESSNFDYSCNESKKLQNKNLNRYRDVAPYDHTRVVLQRGSCDYINANLVKMEKANRQYILTQGPLPYTAGHFWLMVWEQNSKGILMLNKVIEKEQVKCHQYWPLGGSNSSMTFPDVNLKVEFVKRIETSHYTTSTLRLTDLDSMKSREILHFHYITWPDFGVPQSPVAFLRFLVDVRKSGALDSNVGPPIVHCSAGIGRSGTFCLVDTCLILIEKNGLNSVNVKEVLLEMRRSRMGLIQTPDQLRFSYAAIIEGAKQLPSNNVNLDDSIEIINHYDVVNNDIMNSSQEEDDEPPPLPPPRGDSLTRSMMSDLTPSPVSENENGTGPPNKPLPMEPPILIDNINKITTNSNNVHENDVDAASEEDSENSLLKDSSPRSDTSDTKNELRQRHQEKKDRLAKQVREMKRRQQQTENWQNFKRSKSETTESSEVQEEAEST
- the LOC123267372 gene encoding tyrosine-protein phosphatase non-receptor type 1 isoform X3 — translated: MTSETRDAVSNVETEFLEINSKGAWAILYQQIRNESSNFDYSCNESKKLQNKNLNRYRDVAPYDHTRVVLQRGSCDYINANLVKMEKANRQYILTQGPLPYTAGHFWLMVWEQNSKGILMLNKVIEKEQVKCHQYWPLGGSNSSMTFPDVNLKVEFVKRIETSHYTTSTLRLTDLDSMKSREILHFHYITWPDFGVPQSPVAFLRFLVDVRKSGALDSNVGPPIVHCSAGIGRSGTFCLVDTCLILIEKNGLNSVNVKEVLLEMRRSRMGLIQTPDQLRFSYAAIIEGAKQLPSNNVNLDDSIEIINHYDVVNNDIMNSSQEEDDEPPPLPPPRGDSLTRSMMSDLTPSPVSENENGTGPPNKPLPMEPPILIDNINKITTNSNNVHENDVDAASEEDSENSLLKDSSPRSDTSDTKNELRQRHQEKKDRLAKQVREMKRRQQQTENWQNFKRSIFKPVTLGIGTVIIGGGVIAVCGYLYLRG